Proteins found in one Streptococcus criceti HS-6 genomic segment:
- a CDS encoding nucleoid-associated protein, protein MLDLYLKKIIIHQFSPDDTELRFADRPLTLTPSLDEYFRKKLAKVFTADAKRGTFEPENDFIANLGDDFMESARKIAQLWKEEFVISEDQKTNDLIFIQFDKDGVEHFAFLRLVLKDSLAHILGDDEQPLKVTQNNLPSAAQTPDEALVIDRQTYRYYLIEKRIKHNGSFANYFSENLLKVQPEPSINKSIKQLEKTAQKVADDFNKDDFNFQSKMKSAIFKNLEEDQELSPEKLANQLFDDNLTARLTFVDQLKEAIPEPIPVADVDYSRQSKKLESQKLSLSNGIELIVPNGVYQDAESVEFIQNNDGTYSILIKNIEDIQNK, encoded by the coding sequence ATGCTAGATTTATATTTAAAAAAAATTATTATCCACCAATTCAGTCCCGACGACACCGAGCTTCGCTTTGCGGATAGGCCGCTGACCTTGACACCAAGTCTGGATGAGTATTTCCGTAAAAAGCTGGCTAAGGTTTTTACCGCCGACGCTAAGCGAGGGACCTTTGAGCCTGAAAATGACTTTATCGCCAACCTCGGTGATGATTTTATGGAATCTGCCCGCAAAATAGCCCAGCTCTGGAAGGAAGAGTTTGTCATCAGTGAGGATCAAAAAACCAATGATCTGATCTTTATCCAATTTGATAAGGATGGTGTTGAACATTTCGCCTTCTTGCGGTTGGTGCTTAAGGATAGTTTAGCGCATATTCTGGGAGATGATGAGCAGCCGCTAAAAGTCACCCAGAATAATCTGCCATCTGCGGCTCAAACGCCTGATGAGGCCTTGGTGATTGACCGCCAAACCTACCGTTATTATTTGATTGAAAAACGCATTAAGCACAATGGCAGTTTTGCCAACTATTTCTCTGAAAACCTGCTTAAGGTCCAGCCTGAGCCATCAATCAATAAGTCCATCAAACAGTTGGAGAAGACAGCTCAGAAGGTGGCCGATGATTTTAACAAAGATGATTTTAATTTCCAATCCAAGATGAAATCAGCTATTTTCAAGAACTTGGAGGAAGACCAAGAACTGTCTCCGGAGAAATTGGCCAACCAGCTTTTTGATGATAATCTCACGGCTCGTTTAACCTTTGTAGATCAGCTTAAAGAAGCTATTCCGGAGCCGATTCCAGTGGCTGATGTGGACTATTCCCGCCAGTCGAAGAAGTTGGAAAGTCAGAAGCTCTCTCTTTCAAATGGCATTGAACTAATTGTTCCTAATGGCGTTTATCAGGATGCAGAGTCGGTAGAATTTATCCAAAATAATGATGGTACCTATTCCATTCTAATCAAAAATATTGAGGATATCCAAAACAAATAA
- a CDS encoding ABC transporter ATP-binding protein codes for MRPSPLKRLIRDFAKQKVLLGLALVGICLQVALTIYLPILIGNAVDAVLVPANRQLIGGIIAKMLLVIASNTLIQYLNPLIYNKLVFSFSQDLRQRVIDKVHELPIASLGQSVGDMVSRVTTDVEQLNNGLLMVFNQFFVGLLTILVLLVTMAKIDWLMMLLVLLLTPLSLFLARFIARKSFSLFQKQTQSRGRQTQLIEESLNQESLIHSFNAQDEFVERFIAVNETYADYSQGAIFYSSTVNPATRFINALIYALLAAVGAIRIMNGAFSIGQLTTFLNYVTQYTKPFNDISSVLAELQGALACAQRLYQVLDQDSLEETGQDILTSDQVQGRLTFKHVNFGYTPHRTLIKDLSIDIPAASRVAIVGPTGAGKSTLINLLMRFYEVNSGQILLDGVPTRSYTRESLRKQIGMVLQDTWLQEATVHDNIAFGHPNATRELVIEAAKAANADFFIKQLPDAYDTYLADAGASLSQGQRQLLTIARIFVAVPKILILDEATSSIDTRTESLIQDSFEKLMQGRTSFIIAHRLSTIQNADIILVMVDGNIVEHGNHQELMQAQGVYYRMQTVQNQA; via the coding sequence ATGAGACCATCACCCTTAAAACGTTTGATCCGTGATTTCGCCAAACAAAAAGTTCTATTAGGTCTGGCTTTGGTGGGAATCTGTCTGCAAGTGGCTTTGACCATTTATCTTCCAATTTTAATCGGAAATGCTGTTGATGCCGTCTTGGTACCAGCCAATCGTCAGCTAATTGGGGGTATCATCGCCAAAATGCTGCTGGTTATTGCGAGCAACACCTTAATTCAGTACCTCAATCCTCTGATTTACAATAAATTAGTTTTTAGCTTTAGCCAAGATTTGCGGCAAAGGGTTATTGATAAGGTTCATGAACTGCCAATTGCATCTCTAGGACAATCTGTTGGTGATATGGTGAGCCGGGTAACGACCGATGTCGAACAGCTTAACAATGGCCTGCTCATGGTTTTCAATCAGTTCTTCGTTGGGCTTTTGACTATCCTGGTTCTCCTTGTCACTATGGCTAAGATTGATTGGCTCATGATGCTCCTAGTCTTGCTCTTGACCCCCTTATCCCTCTTTTTGGCTCGTTTCATTGCGCGTAAATCATTTAGCCTCTTCCAAAAGCAGACCCAATCTCGCGGCCGGCAAACTCAGCTGATTGAAGAAAGTCTCAATCAGGAAAGCTTAATCCACAGTTTCAATGCCCAGGATGAATTCGTTGAGCGTTTCATTGCTGTAAATGAGACCTATGCAGATTACTCGCAGGGGGCGATTTTTTACTCATCTACGGTTAATCCTGCAACCCGTTTTATCAATGCATTAATCTATGCCCTCTTAGCCGCAGTAGGAGCTATTCGCATTATGAACGGCGCCTTCTCCATCGGCCAACTGACCACCTTCCTCAACTATGTCACCCAGTATACTAAGCCCTTCAATGACATTTCCTCTGTCTTAGCAGAATTACAAGGGGCTCTAGCCTGTGCCCAAAGGCTCTATCAAGTTCTGGATCAAGATAGTCTGGAAGAAACAGGACAAGATATCCTGACCAGCGATCAGGTTCAAGGGCGTTTAACTTTTAAGCATGTTAATTTTGGTTACACCCCTCACAGAACGCTTATAAAGGATCTTAGTATTGACATACCAGCTGCCAGCCGAGTGGCTATTGTTGGTCCAACAGGAGCGGGAAAATCTACGCTGATTAACCTTCTTATGCGCTTCTACGAGGTCAATTCTGGCCAAATTCTTTTAGATGGTGTCCCGACTAGGTCCTATACTCGTGAGAGTCTGCGCAAGCAAATTGGCATGGTCCTTCAGGACACCTGGCTGCAGGAAGCAACCGTTCACGATAATATAGCTTTCGGCCACCCAAATGCTACCCGAGAATTAGTTATAGAAGCTGCCAAGGCTGCTAATGCAGACTTCTTCATCAAGCAGCTGCCAGATGCTTACGATACCTACCTGGCCGATGCCGGCGCTTCGCTTTCGCAAGGACAGCGGCAGCTCCTGACTATCGCTCGAATTTTTGTTGCTGTTCCCAAGATTTTGATTTTGGATGAAGCCACCTCCTCCATTGACACCAGAACCGAAAGTCTCATCCAAGATTCCTTTGAAAAGCTGATGCAAGGGCGAACCAGTTTTATCATCGCCCACCGCCTTTCAACCATCCAAAACGCTGATATCATCCTCGTTATGGTTGATGGCAATATCGTTGAACACGGTAATCATCAGGAACTTATGCAGGCTCAGGGAGTCTATTACAGGATGCAGACCGTCCAGAATCAAGCCTAA
- the glyA gene encoding serine hydroxymethyltransferase, with the protein MIFDKDDYKAYDPELWQAIQAEEVRQQNNIELIASENVVSKAVMAAQGSVLTNKYAEGYPGKRYYGGTDCVDVAENLAIERAKELFGAKFANVQPHSGSQANAAAYMALIQPGDTVMGMDLSAGGHLTHGSPVSFSGKTYNFVPYNVNKETEVLDYDEIQRLAVQHQSKLIVAGASAYSRIIDFAKFRAIADSVGAYLMVDMAHIAGLVASGHHPSPVPYAHITTTTTHKTLRGPRGGLILTNDENLAKKINSAVFPGLQGGPLEHVIAAKAVALKEALDPAFKEYGQNVIKNAQAMANVFAAHPDFHVVSGGTDNHVFLVDVTKVVENGKLAQNILEEVNITLNKNSIPFETLSPFKTSGIRIGSPAITSRGMGVAESTKIAELMIQALENYSDEAVLERIRQDVKLLTDTFPLY; encoded by the coding sequence ATGATTTTTGACAAAGATGATTACAAGGCCTATGACCCAGAGCTCTGGCAGGCCATTCAAGCAGAAGAAGTGCGACAGCAAAACAACATCGAGTTGATTGCATCTGAAAATGTGGTTTCAAAGGCTGTTATGGCTGCCCAAGGTTCCGTTTTAACCAATAAGTACGCTGAAGGCTACCCCGGCAAGCGTTACTACGGCGGAACTGACTGTGTTGATGTGGCTGAAAATCTCGCTATTGAGCGGGCCAAGGAGCTCTTTGGTGCCAAGTTCGCTAATGTCCAGCCCCACTCAGGCAGTCAAGCTAATGCTGCAGCCTATATGGCCTTGATCCAACCCGGAGATACCGTCATGGGAATGGATTTGTCGGCCGGCGGTCACCTGACTCATGGCTCGCCCGTCAGCTTTTCAGGTAAAACCTACAATTTTGTCCCTTATAATGTTAATAAGGAGACAGAAGTTTTGGATTATGATGAAATCCAGCGGCTGGCTGTCCAACATCAGTCTAAGCTAATTGTAGCGGGGGCTTCAGCCTATTCACGGATTATTGATTTTGCCAAATTCCGCGCTATTGCTGACAGTGTTGGTGCCTATCTCATGGTCGATATGGCGCATATTGCCGGTTTGGTTGCGTCTGGCCATCATCCTAGCCCAGTTCCTTATGCCCATATCACCACAACAACGACTCATAAGACCTTGCGCGGACCGCGCGGCGGCTTGATTTTGACCAATGATGAAAATTTGGCTAAGAAAATCAATTCCGCTGTTTTCCCAGGTTTGCAGGGCGGTCCCTTGGAGCATGTGATCGCAGCTAAAGCGGTTGCCCTCAAGGAAGCCTTGGACCCAGCTTTTAAAGAATACGGTCAAAATGTCATCAAAAATGCTCAGGCTATGGCTAATGTTTTTGCTGCCCACCCTGATTTTCATGTCGTGTCTGGCGGGACTGATAACCATGTCTTCCTCGTTGATGTGACTAAGGTTGTTGAAAACGGTAAACTGGCTCAGAATATCCTTGAAGAGGTTAATATTACCCTCAATAAAAACAGCATCCCATTTGAAACGCTGTCACCATTTAAGACATCGGGTATCCGTATCGGCAGTCCAGCTATTACCAGCCGCGGTATGGGGGTAGCTGAAAGCACCAAGATTGCTGAGCTGATGATTCAAGCTCTGGAAAATTACAGCGATGAGGCTGTACTGGAACGCATTCGCCAAGATGTCAAGTTATTGACAGACACTTTCCCACTTTACTAA
- a CDS encoding ABC transporter ATP-binding protein gives MKDLLKYFRGYIKETILGPLFKLLEASFELLVPIIIARIVDKTIPHKDTIHLFMMIGLLVCLAVFGVLVAITAQYYSSKAAVGYTRQLTKDLYKKIMKLPKESRDRLTTSSLVTRLSSDTYQIQTGINQFLRLFLRAPIIVFGSVIMAFLISPKITIWFVLMVGLLFLLIYTMSRLVNPLYLVIRQLTDRLVSRTREQLEGMQVIRAFGQIERVKQEFASLNQSYTKAQLKTGLLSSLVSPLTYLIVNATLVIVIWQGNLAIGDKLLTQGSLIALVNYLLNILAELLKLAMMVTNINQSFISARRITEVFGQEEENLHDSIEQLNTDKGEVLSISDMTFTYPAAARPSLTDLSLSLGQGQTLGVIGGTGSGKSTLVQLIMGLYQAQKGQLTIFNDGQSPANLAQWRNWVGLVPQKAELFLGTIRSNLTLGMETNKVSDEQLWWALDIAQASDFVKEKEGGLDSEVKEFGRNFSGGQRQRLTIARAVLRQAPILILDDSTSALDYLTESKLLKAIKSELKTSLIVISQRTNSLKSADKILVLDKGNQVGLGSHESLLANCPTYQAIHYSQHKEDRA, from the coding sequence ATGAAAGACTTATTGAAATACTTCCGAGGCTACATCAAGGAAACGATCCTCGGCCCCCTCTTTAAACTTTTGGAAGCAAGCTTTGAGCTGTTAGTTCCCATCATCATTGCTAGGATAGTCGACAAGACCATTCCTCATAAAGACACCATTCACCTCTTTATGATGATTGGTCTTTTGGTCTGTCTGGCTGTCTTTGGTGTTTTGGTAGCTATCACTGCTCAGTATTATTCCTCAAAAGCTGCAGTAGGCTATACTAGACAGCTGACTAAGGACCTCTATAAAAAAATAATGAAGCTGCCTAAGGAAAGCAGGGACCGTCTGACAACATCCAGCTTGGTCACTAGACTCTCAAGCGATACCTATCAGATTCAGACAGGCATCAACCAATTTCTGCGCCTCTTTTTGCGGGCACCGATTATTGTTTTTGGATCGGTTATCATGGCTTTTCTCATCAGCCCTAAAATTACTATCTGGTTCGTTCTCATGGTTGGTCTCTTGTTTCTTTTAATTTACACCATGTCGCGTCTGGTTAATCCCCTCTATCTGGTTATCAGACAATTGACCGATAGACTGGTCAGCCGGACGCGCGAACAGCTGGAAGGTATGCAGGTTATCCGTGCTTTCGGACAGATCGAAAGAGTCAAGCAGGAATTTGCCAGCCTCAATCAGTCTTATACCAAGGCGCAGCTTAAAACAGGTTTACTCTCCAGTCTGGTCAGTCCCCTGACTTATTTGATTGTCAACGCCACCCTAGTCATCGTTATCTGGCAGGGGAACCTAGCTATCGGCGATAAACTCTTGACCCAAGGTTCACTGATTGCCCTTGTCAACTATCTTTTAAATATTCTGGCTGAGTTGCTCAAATTAGCCATGATGGTAACCAATATCAATCAGAGTTTCATTAGTGCCAGACGAATTACAGAGGTATTCGGTCAAGAAGAAGAGAATCTCCATGATAGTATTGAACAACTAAATACAGATAAAGGAGAAGTTCTGTCAATTTCTGATATGACATTTACCTATCCAGCGGCCGCCCGTCCTTCTCTGACAGACCTTTCTCTAAGTTTGGGACAAGGCCAAACCTTAGGAGTTATCGGCGGTACCGGCTCTGGTAAATCGACTCTTGTTCAACTCATTATGGGACTCTATCAAGCCCAGAAAGGTCAGCTGACTATCTTTAATGATGGGCAAAGTCCAGCCAATCTGGCTCAATGGCGCAACTGGGTCGGACTAGTTCCTCAGAAGGCTGAACTGTTCTTGGGGACTATTCGTTCCAATTTGACCCTAGGTATGGAGACTAATAAAGTGTCGGATGAACAGCTCTGGTGGGCTCTAGATATCGCTCAAGCCAGTGATTTTGTCAAGGAGAAGGAGGGAGGACTAGATTCTGAGGTCAAGGAATTCGGCCGTAACTTCTCAGGCGGTCAGCGGCAACGTTTGACCATTGCTCGAGCCGTCCTCAGGCAAGCCCCTATCTTAATCTTGGACGATTCTACTTCAGCCCTTGATTATCTGACCGAAAGTAAACTGCTCAAGGCTATCAAGTCTGAACTCAAAACTAGTCTAATCGTCATCTCCCAACGAACCAATAGCCTTAAGTCGGCTGATAAGATTCTGGTTTTAGATAAGGGCAACCAAGTCGGCCTTGGCAGTCATGAAAGCTTGCTGGCTAACTGTCCGACTTACCAAGCCATTCATTATTCGCAACACAAGGAGGATCGAGCATGA
- the licT gene encoding BglG family transcription antiterminator LicT encodes MKIERVYNNNVVQVTDKQHEEIIMGKGLGFQKKPGDDVDVNKIEKRFILQESDQDMIGELSRVYQDLTSQEINLVLTIIERGQEVLKQTFEISLYIALADHLQYAIQRTRDGISLQNPLAWEIRKFYPKEYELGQESLKLIESHIGLSMEASEAASIALHFINAQKDGSLIEASQQVSQIVINCLEIVRLHFGHLAAEDSVSYNRFVTHLQYFAQRVVSGSVQGNNDDFLYDQVKANYQEAFACTQKIKDYIEGHFAFQMSKDEQVYLTIHIQRQNES; translated from the coding sequence ATGAAAATCGAGCGTGTTTATAATAATAATGTCGTTCAGGTCACCGACAAGCAGCACGAAGAAATCATCATGGGAAAAGGACTGGGTTTTCAAAAGAAACCAGGAGATGACGTTGATGTAAATAAAATTGAAAAGCGCTTTATCCTGCAGGAAAGCGACCAAGATATGATCGGCGAGTTATCCCGTGTCTATCAAGATTTAACGAGTCAGGAAATCAATCTTGTTTTGACCATTATCGAGCGAGGCCAAGAGGTCTTAAAGCAGACTTTTGAGATTTCCCTGTATATTGCTTTAGCCGATCACTTGCAGTATGCTATTCAAAGAACACGAGACGGAATTAGTTTGCAAAATCCTCTAGCATGGGAAATCCGTAAATTTTACCCGAAAGAATACGAACTAGGTCAAGAAAGCCTTAAATTAATTGAAAGTCATATCGGCTTGAGCATGGAAGCCTCTGAAGCAGCCTCTATCGCCTTACATTTCATCAATGCCCAGAAAGACGGCAGTTTGATTGAGGCTAGCCAGCAAGTCAGCCAAATTGTTATCAACTGCTTGGAAATTGTCCGTCTGCATTTCGGTCATCTAGCAGCAGAGGATTCTGTCAGTTACAACCGTTTTGTCACCCACCTCCAATACTTTGCCCAGCGGGTAGTTTCTGGCAGTGTTCAGGGCAATAATGACGATTTTCTCTATGACCAAGTTAAGGCTAATTATCAAGAGGCTTTTGCCTGCACACAAAAAATTAAGGACTATATCGAAGGCCATTTTGCTTTTCAAATGAGTAAGGATGAGCAGGTCTACCTCACTATTCATATCCAAAGGCAAAATGAGAGTTAA
- a CDS encoding lysozyme family protein, producing the protein MFKKIRRIIYVIIVLLLVYQGVKVYQSVKRVLTYRPLVEQVLAEDDNSTNEDLVLAVIYTETKGRDGDVMQASESSTGTTKSIKDNKESIKQGTKVLDENLKKAQTAKTDSWTAIQAYNFGSNYIDYVADHGGKNTPQLAKAYSRDVVAPSLGNKTGKTYYHINTISILYGGGKLYVNGGNHYYAKQVQFNLFLIRLVDRL; encoded by the coding sequence ATGTTTAAAAAAATTAGACGAATCATCTATGTGATTATTGTCTTGCTCCTAGTTTACCAAGGGGTCAAGGTCTACCAATCCGTCAAGCGGGTATTGACCTATCGACCGTTAGTGGAGCAAGTCTTAGCTGAGGATGATAATAGTACCAATGAAGATTTAGTATTAGCAGTAATATATACGGAGACCAAGGGTCGTGATGGCGATGTCATGCAGGCCAGTGAGAGCTCGACAGGGACCACCAAATCCATCAAAGATAATAAAGAAAGTATCAAGCAGGGAACCAAGGTCTTAGATGAGAATTTGAAAAAGGCTCAAACAGCTAAAACGGATTCTTGGACTGCAATTCAAGCCTATAACTTTGGCTCCAACTATATCGACTATGTAGCTGACCATGGCGGGAAGAACACTCCCCAGCTGGCCAAGGCCTACTCCAGAGATGTTGTTGCACCAAGCTTGGGGAATAAGACTGGTAAGACCTATTATCATATCAATACCATTTCCATTCTTTATGGCGGCGGCAAGCTGTATGTTAATGGTGGCAACCACTATTATGCCAAGCAAGTGCAATTCAACCTTTTCTTAATCCGATTGGTTGACAGGTTATAG
- a CDS encoding VOC family protein codes for MNLTAIHHVAIIVSDYEKSRDFYVNQLGFEVIRENHRPERHDYKLDLRCGNAELEIFGNKPSDPAYQAPPKRLSFPEACGLRHLAFRVENIEAVVTELTSLGIESLPIRTDDFTGEKMTFFFDPDGLPLELHE; via the coding sequence ATGAATTTAACAGCCATTCACCATGTTGCTATTATCGTTTCTGATTATGAAAAATCTCGGGACTTTTATGTTAATCAATTAGGTTTTGAAGTCATCCGCGAGAATCATCGGCCGGAACGCCACGACTACAAACTGGACCTGCGCTGCGGGAATGCAGAACTAGAGATTTTCGGCAATAAACCTTCTGATCCTGCTTATCAAGCACCGCCCAAACGGCTATCCTTCCCAGAAGCCTGTGGCTTAAGACATTTGGCTTTTCGGGTAGAAAATATCGAAGCAGTGGTAACTGAATTAACTAGTCTAGGGATTGAATCCCTCCCCATTCGGACAGATGATTTCACTGGAGAAAAAATGACCTTTTTCTTCGATCCTGACGGCCTCCCCTTGGAACTTCATGAATAG